CGCTCCAGATTTTTGCGGGGTTTCCGATAATCGTTTCTGGCACAATCGCCAGGGTTGGCGAGACGCCGAGGCGGTGGTCGGATGAGTTTAAGGATCAATACGAACGTCGCGGGGATGAACGCCCTGCGCAATCTAGGCATAGCGGGCGAGTCGGTGGGGCGCACCATCGAGCGCCTCTCGTCGGGCTTGCGGGTGGTGCGCGCGGGCGACGATCCCGCGGGGCTCATCATCTCCGAGAACCTGCGCAGCTACATCGGCTCCATCACCCAGGCCGTCAACAACAATCAGGACGCGGCCAATCTGGTCAAGACCGCAGAGGCCGCCCTCGACGAGACCCATAACGCTTTGCGCGCCATTCGGCAACTGGTCATCCATGCCGGAAACACCGGCGTCAACGATTCCACCGCCCTCCAGGCCGACCAGACCCAGGTCCGATCCCTTATCGAGAGCATCGACCGAATCGCCACCCAGTCCAGCTTCGGCGGCAAAAAGCTGCTGGACGGAACCGGAGGCATCGCGGCCCAGGTAACCGATCCCTCTCGATTGGCCGGAGCCTACATCGGCGGCACCTTCGCCGGAGCCGCCACCGCCTCGGGCTATGTCAGCGTCAGCGTCGTTACGCCCGCCGCCCGTGCCGTCTACACCGGCACCGTCGCCTATGGCAGCCTGGCCTCCACCATCAATCAGACCGGCAGCATCGTGCTGAACGGGCAGACGATCGCCTTCTCTGCCGGAGACACCGTGCAGACCCTCATGGACAAGATCAACGCCGCGGGCGCCGTTACCGGCGTCTCCGCCCAGTTCTCCACCACCACGGGCACGGCCGGAATGATCAAACTGACCCATCGAGAGTTCGGATCCCAGCACGCCATCTCCTTCCACGACGCCTTCGGCGCGATCTCCGCGGCGGGCACCGGCGTCAACAACGCCGGCACGGACGGCGTCGCCAACGTCCAGGCCATGACCGCCAACGGCCCGGCCGCCACCCTCTTTACCGGAGGACGAGCCACCGGAGACAGCGGACTCCGGCTCCGAGACGCCTACGGCAACTCCCTGCTGCTGACCGAACAGGGCAATCTGACCACAGGCACCGTCAACCTGGCCGTCGTTACCGCGGGCAATCTGCAGTTCCAGGTCGGACCCAGCGCCGGAAACTGGGTGCGCTTCAGCCTCTTCGACGCGCGCGCCAACCGATTGGGCACCACCGTCGCCGCCGGACGAAGCGTGGCGACCATCGATGTGACGAACGTGAACCAGCTGGACCAGGCGCTGGCGATACTGGACGAGGCGATCATGCAGGTGTCGAGCCTGCGAGGCGACCTGGGTTCGTTCCAGCGCAACATTGTGGAGACCAACATCCGAAGCCTGAACATCGCCAAGGAGAACCTGGCCGCCAGCGAAAGCCAGATCCGAGACGCCGATTTTGCCGCCGAGGTTACGGCGCTGACCAAGCAGCAGATATTGATGCAGAGCGGGCTGAGCGTGCTGGCCCAGGCCAACAGCATCCCCCAACAAGTGCTGAGCCTGCTGAGATAACGGCTCCCTTTTCGAACCCTGAACAGGTCGCCTGTTCAGGGTTCCGATTCGTACTCATTTTTGTGCTACATTTCGATAGATTCCCGTTCGCGCAATGGTCGCGAGAGAGGCCGGCGGGGACGCCGGCGGTACTTAAACTTCAAAACAGGCGGGGGAGTTCCGTTAACTTAGGTAACATTTATTGGTGAAGCGGTACACAGAATCGGACGCGGAGAAGATTCTACGGCGGGCGGCGGAGCTTCAGGCCGCATCGGAGGCGCCCCTGTCCGGATCGGCAGGCGCGACGGAAGACAATCTGCTGGAGATTGCGCAAGAGGCCGGCATTGATCCCGCCTTCGTCCATCAAGCCTTGCAGGAGCAAGACCAGCGCGCAACCAAAGGCCAAGAAAAGTGGCTCGGCGCGCCGCCCGAGCACAGCATCGAACGCGTGGTCGGGGCGCCGATGACGCCAAAGGCCTGGGATGCCATCCGCGCCGCGCTCAACCACACTTATCGTCAAAGCAACGCGGGCGAGCAGATCGGCGATGTCTACACGTGGCATCACAAGCACGAATTAGGCTCGGTGCACTTTTCGGCGTCCCCTGTCAAGGGCGGCAAGTTTCGTTTGCGACTATCGCACTACATCGACGACGCAGTCTCCGTCGGTCTGGTGGTTACGATCTTCGCCATGATCGCATCGGGCGGCGCGATTGCAACGCTGACCGACTTTCTCGGCGTGTTCAAGGCTGTGCTGGCGGCGCTCACGGCTCTCTTGGTTTATGGCGTTTATTGGAGAAGCGCCCGAAGCCAGTATTTGCACGACAAGCGAAAGATTCGAGAGATGATGTCGCGCATTGTGCAATCGATCGAAGAGGCCGAGGCTGCCGAGCCAATCGTGGAGCAAGCAGCCGAAGAAGTCGTCCGGCTGATGGAGTAGGGTCGGTATACTCTCTCTTGTGAAGGCGCGGGACAATCTTTATCGCCAGGCGGTCGATCTCATTCAGGATCAAAAGCCCTTTGTGATGGCGGTGGTCGTGGCCAAGTCGGGCTCGACGCCGCAGGCGCCCGGCGCAAAGGGGCTGTTCGCTCTTGACGGGCGCGTGTTCGGCACCATTGGCGGCGGATGCCTGGAGGCCGAATGCCGGCGCATCGGGCTGGAGCTTTCTTCAGACGATCCGCCGAGACAAATCGAGCTTCAGTTGGACGGCGACTTTGGTTGGGACGACGGCCTGATCTGCGGCGGACGCGCGCACATCTTGATCGATCCAGCCCCGCAGAAGCATCTTGAAGCCTTCACCAAGGCGGTCGAGGCGACCCATCCCGGCGCATTGATTTGGCGGATGGAAGAGGGCGAACTCACAGTCGAGTGGCTCCAGCAGCCCGAAGCGGGCATCGCATTCGATGCGCTTTTCGACCGACGAGAGCGGTACGAGGCGCGCCCCGACGGCTTCGTCTATGCCGAGCCCGTTTTGCCGCGAGAGAGGCTCGTTATCTTTGGCGCCGGGCATGTGGGCGCGGCCATTGCTCGGTTCGCTTCCCTGCTCGATTTTGAGGTGATCATCACGGACGACCGACCAACGTTCGCCTCTTCGGAGCGTCTGCCGTTCGCCGACCGAGTGATCTTAGGCGATCCGGTCGAGACGGCAAAGTCGCTTCAGTACGACCCGGATACCTTCGTAACGCTGGTTACACGAGGACACCGGAACGATGCGCAAGTACTGCGAGAGCTCATTCACCACCCGGTCGCCTATTTGGGCATGATCGGCAGTCGGCGCAAAGCCGAGGTGATGAAACGGAGGTTCTTGGAAGAGGGGGTCTGCGACGAAGCGGCTTTTGACCGGGTGCGCTCCCCGATGGGACTGGACATTGGATCAGAAACCGTTGAAGAGATCGCGCTTTCGATAGTCGCCGAATTGGCTCAAGTAAGGGCCTCGCGCCGCTCGCCGCGCCGCGCCTATGCCAGGCCGATCAAACCATGAAGATTGTCAAAAGCGCGGCTTCCTACATTGTCGCATTCACTATTCTGGCGCTGTTCATGCTCCCCTTAGTCTGGGTCGTGCTGACTTCGTTTAAGACTCGCGTGCAGGTTTTCGACAACCCTCTCAAGGTGTTCTTTACGCCGACGCTGGACAACTATCGCGCTGTGTTCGCCTCGGAGTTCATGAGCAACATGGCCAATAGCTTCGTCATCGCGGGGCTCAGCGCGCTGTTCTCGCTGGCGGTGGCGGCGCCCTGCGCGTTTGCGTTCAGCCGTTATCCTCGAGCATTGCCACGGTCTGACAACGCGCTTTTTTGGGTGCTTTCGTTGCGCATGTTGCCGCCCATCGCGGTCGTCGTGCCTTACTATCTTGCGCTACGATCGTTGGGGTTGTTGGACACTCATTTGGCGCTGATCGTGATCTATTCGGTCTTCAACATTTCCTTTGCGGTGTGGCTTCTGAAGGGTTTTTTCGATGAAATACCGCCCGAGATCGAGGAAGCGGCGAAGGTGGAGGGTTGGCGGCCGTTGCAGGTTTTTTTGCGCGTCAGTTTGCCCTTGGCACGCAGCGGTTTGGTGGCAGCTGGGCTATTTTGTTTGATACAGAGCCTCAACGAGTTTCTCTTGGCGCTCTTGCTCACATCGAGCAAGGCGGCCACGGGGCCGGTGGCCATCAGCAACTTTCAGCGCTTTTTTGGGGTCGATTGGGGTCAGATGTCGGCCGCGGCGGTGATCTTTATGGCGCCGCCGCTGATCTTTGCGTTCTTGGTGCGCAATCACTTGGTGCGCGGCATGAGCTTTGGCGCCCGTTAGCGCAGTCCGATGGCCGCACGCGCTAAGTCCATCGTTTCTTGCGCGACTTTGCGCGCCTTTGCCGCGCCTTGCTCCAGTATGGCTTCGACCTTTTCGGGATGGGCTTCGTATTCGGCGCGTCGCTGGCGAATAGGCTCTAGCGCACGATTGATCGCCTCGGCCAGTTCTCGCTTGCAGGCCACGCATCCCCTATCGCCTCCGCGACACTCTCTTTCCACGATCGGCGCGGCTTCAGCGTTGTAAATCTGATGGAGCGCGAAAACGGGACAGCGTTCGGGGTGGCCGGGGTCTTTCAGTTTGATCTTTTCGGGATCGGTGAACATCTGGCGAACGCGCTCGTTGACCGTCTCCTCGCTATCGATCAGATAGATCGCGTTGTCGTACGATTTGCTCATTTTGCGCCCATCGATGCCGGGCAGGATCGGCACCTCGGTCAGGATGGTCTCTGGCTCTGGGAACACTTCACCATAAAGATGGTTAAATCGGCGGCATATCTCGCGGGTCAACTCCAAATGAGCCGACTGGTCTTTTCCGACCGGCACGCCTTTTGGACGATAAAGGAGAATGTCGGCGGCTTGAAGCACCGGATAACCGAGCAAACCGTAGGAAGGGCTTACGATGTGAAGCTGCTCGCGCTTCTCTTTCCATGTCGGTACGCGCTCCAGCCAGCCCAGAGGCGTAACCATTGAGAGCAGAAGATGCAGTTCGGCGTGCTCTTTGACGTGAGATTGGATGAAGATCGCGCACTTGTCGGGGTCTAAGCCTGCAGATAGGTAGTCGATCGCTATTTGGCGGCTGTCGTCTGCGATAGAGGCAGTCTCTTCCGCCATCGTCGTCAAGGCGTGCCAATCGACGATGCAGCAGAACAGTTCGTACTCGTCTTGCAGGCGCACCCAGTTCTTCAGCGCCCCTTCGTAATTGCCCAGATGGAGCGCTCTGCCTGTGGGTTGCATGCCGCTTAGAAGGCGCGGTTTAGACATGGGCGGCGATTATACCCCTTGCCTATAGCCCAACGCCAAAGAGAAACTTGGCGATCGCGGTAACTGCCGGTCGGATGATCATGCGGATAGGGCTTATTCCGGTTACAATGGGCAAGATAGCGATCGAGGCCATCAGTAGCAACGGTCCGAACTGCCGTTGCCAGTTCCAATATCGAAAGTCGGTCCAATCGCGAAGGAACAGCCCGGCAAAGATGTGCGAGCCGTCCAGTGGAAAGAGGGGGATCAGGTTGAAGACGCAGAGGCTTAGATTGATATAGACCGCAACGACCAGCGCCGTTTCTATGGCAAGCGATCCTGACGGAAAAGCGCGAAAAACCAAGGCGCAGACGATGGCGATGAGCAGATTGGAGAACGGCCCCCATGCGGTTACAACGATGTTGTCCGTTCGAGGGTTCTTCATGCGCCCAGGGTTGACGGGCACCGGTTTACCCCAGCCAAAGCCGAAGCCGGCAAAACTGGTCATCAGAATCATCATAAATCCAAGCGGGTCGAAGTGAGAAACTGGATTCAGCGTTACTCGTCCGTGCGCTCGCGGCGTCGGGTCGCCCGCGGCATCGGCCGATTTGGCATGGGCATACTCGTGGATTGTGATGCTGAGGATCACGACGGCAAAATTGATGACAAAGTAGGTCAACTCGCTCATCGGGGTAAAATCGCGTCGCGCCGGCGTAGCTCAGTGGTAGAGCATCCGCCTTGTAAGCGGGAGGTCAGGGGTTCGAATCCCCTCGCCGGCTCCATGCTGCTCCTCCCCCAAAACATCACGGCGATTATACCTGCGACGCGGCTACATCGAGCCTGATTTGGGCATCCATAGAAGCATGAGCGAGGAATTGCTGAAAATCCCGAAAATCTGCGGAACCTTTCGGCACGATCGTCGCTCTAAGTATTATGCGAGACGCAACCGACCGTAACGGTCGGAAGCAAACGGCAAGCCTTCCGCCTCCTGGAAGAGCAAAAACGTAAGCAAGCGATAGGATCACACCTCCCTCGGGGGGCGTCGGATGCGAGACCGGCGCTCCCCTTTTTTCTTTGGGTATCTTTGTAGCCATGACCGCGATCAAGCGCAAAGGACTGCTCCTTATCGGCGACGGAATGAGCGACCGCCCCATCGAATCCCTTGGCGGCAAGACACCGCTCGAAGCCGCTATCGCTCCCCACATGGATCGATTGGCACGGGAAGGCGAATGCGGATTGATGGATCCCATTTCGCCGGGCATTCGGGTCGGATCGGACACTGGGCACCTGGCGCTCTTGGGTTACGATGCCCGAGCCGTCTACACAGGTCGGGGCCCGTTCGAGGCGTTGGGGATCGGATTGGACGTGAAGGGCGGCGACGTGGCCTTTCGATGCAATTTCAGCACGATCGACGAGAACGGCATTGTGATCGATCGGCGCGCCGGACGGATCGAGGAAGGGACTGCGGAACTGGCGGCCGCCATGGACGGATTGACGATCGAGGGCGTCGAGTGCTTCTTCAAAGAGTCGGTCGCGCACAGGGGCGCGCTGGCTTTGCGCGGCGAGGGTCTCAGTCCGGCAGTCAGCGATGCCGACCCGCACCAAGAGGGATTGGCGGTCAGTTCTTGCGAACCTCTTGCGCCGGGGGCTGACAAAACTGCCCGAGTCATCAATGCCTTTGTGCAGGCATCTATCGAACGGTTAAGAGATCATCCCGTAAACAGAAAGAGAATTGAGGCTGGATTGCGACCGGCCAACGTGATTTTGCCGAGGGGGGCGGGCGTCGCGCCGAGCATTCAGGATTTCGGACAATTGCACGGCGTCAAGGCGGCGGCTGTGGTCGAAACCGGTCTCATCCGTGGCATTGCGCGGTTTGTAGGGATGGAGACGTATCACGCACCGGGCACGACAGGCGGGCTCGATTCCGACCTTATGAGCATGGCGACCGCAGTCAACGACGCGCTGGATCGGCACGACTTTGTGCTGTGCAA
This genomic stretch from Armatimonadota bacterium harbors:
- a CDS encoding site-2 protease family protein — translated: MSELTYFVINFAVVILSITIHEYAHAKSADAAGDPTPRAHGRVTLNPVSHFDPLGFMMILMTSFAGFGFGWGKPVPVNPGRMKNPRTDNIVVTAWGPFSNLLIAIVCALVFRAFPSGSLAIETALVVAVYINLSLCVFNLIPLFPLDGSHIFAGLFLRDWTDFRYWNWQRQFGPLLLMASIAILPIVTGISPIRMIIRPAVTAIAKFLFGVGL
- a CDS encoding 2,3-bisphosphoglycerate-independent phosphoglycerate mutase, whose product is MTAIKRKGLLLIGDGMSDRPIESLGGKTPLEAAIAPHMDRLAREGECGLMDPISPGIRVGSDTGHLALLGYDARAVYTGRGPFEALGIGLDVKGGDVAFRCNFSTIDENGIVIDRRAGRIEEGTAELAAAMDGLTIEGVECFFKESVAHRGALALRGEGLSPAVSDADPHQEGLAVSSCEPLAPGADKTARVINAFVQASIERLRDHPVNRKRIEAGLRPANVILPRGAGVAPSIQDFGQLHGVKAAAVVETGLIRGIARFVGMETYHAPGTTGGLDSDLMSMATAVNDALDRHDFVLCNVKGPDLCGHDNQPEKKVEMIERMDAMLKAIMERSKGRIYICLTADHSTPCSVGDHSGDPVAFALWGPDLRGDDCTAYHERACAKGSIGRIRGADIVPMMMQLMGFAEKFGA
- a CDS encoding XdhC family protein produces the protein MKARDNLYRQAVDLIQDQKPFVMAVVVAKSGSTPQAPGAKGLFALDGRVFGTIGGGCLEAECRRIGLELSSDDPPRQIELQLDGDFGWDDGLICGGRAHILIDPAPQKHLEAFTKAVEATHPGALIWRMEEGELTVEWLQQPEAGIAFDALFDRRERYEARPDGFVYAEPVLPRERLVIFGAGHVGAAIARFASLLDFEVIITDDRPTFASSERLPFADRVILGDPVETAKSLQYDPDTFVTLVTRGHRNDAQVLRELIHHPVAYLGMIGSRRKAEVMKRRFLEEGVCDEAAFDRVRSPMGLDIGSETVEEIALSIVAELAQVRASRRSPRRAYARPIKP
- a CDS encoding carbohydrate ABC transporter permease — its product is MKIVKSAASYIVAFTILALFMLPLVWVVLTSFKTRVQVFDNPLKVFFTPTLDNYRAVFASEFMSNMANSFVIAGLSALFSLAVAAPCAFAFSRYPRALPRSDNALFWVLSLRMLPPIAVVVPYYLALRSLGLLDTHLALIVIYSVFNISFAVWLLKGFFDEIPPEIEEAAKVEGWRPLQVFLRVSLPLARSGLVAAGLFCLIQSLNEFLLALLLTSSKAATGPVAISNFQRFFGVDWGQMSAAAVIFMAPPLIFAFLVRNHLVRGMSFGAR
- the trpS gene encoding tryptophan--tRNA ligase yields the protein MSKPRLLSGMQPTGRALHLGNYEGALKNWVRLQDEYELFCCIVDWHALTTMAEETASIADDSRQIAIDYLSAGLDPDKCAIFIQSHVKEHAELHLLLSMVTPLGWLERVPTWKEKREQLHIVSPSYGLLGYPVLQAADILLYRPKGVPVGKDQSAHLELTREICRRFNHLYGEVFPEPETILTEVPILPGIDGRKMSKSYDNAIYLIDSEETVNERVRQMFTDPEKIKLKDPGHPERCPVFALHQIYNAEAAPIVERECRGGDRGCVACKRELAEAINRALEPIRQRRAEYEAHPEKVEAILEQGAAKARKVAQETMDLARAAIGLR